The proteins below come from a single Crossiella sp. CA-258035 genomic window:
- a CDS encoding peptidase E, with protein MPAEQPTILATSGGLRRGHRTDLEFAPLLTHAVELAGVSGRRPKLCHIGTALGDQRGFNANFAEAGELAGVEVVHLNLFPMPPTADLLDYVLSCDVVWVGGGSVANLLAVWRVHGLDPVLREAWRRGVVLTGVSAGSLCWHVGGPTDSFGPELRIVTDGLGFLPYGNGVHFDSEAARRPAVLGAVASGLIPDTYCTDDGTGLLYRGTELVEALSERPNAGVYLVQREDEGKAVEHALDVRRL; from the coding sequence ATGCCTGCCGAACAACCGACGATCCTGGCCACCTCGGGTGGTCTGCGCCGTGGTCACCGCACCGACCTCGAGTTCGCGCCGCTGCTGACGCACGCGGTGGAGCTGGCCGGGGTGTCGGGACGGCGGCCGAAGCTGTGCCACATCGGCACCGCGCTTGGCGACCAGCGGGGTTTCAACGCGAACTTCGCCGAGGCCGGTGAGCTGGCCGGGGTCGAGGTGGTGCACCTGAACCTGTTCCCGATGCCGCCGACGGCGGATCTGCTGGACTACGTGCTCTCCTGCGACGTGGTGTGGGTGGGCGGCGGTTCGGTGGCGAACCTGCTGGCGGTGTGGCGGGTGCACGGGCTGGACCCGGTGCTGCGGGAGGCGTGGCGGCGCGGGGTGGTGCTGACCGGGGTGAGCGCGGGCTCGCTGTGCTGGCACGTGGGCGGGCCGACCGACTCCTTCGGGCCGGAGCTGCGGATCGTCACCGACGGGCTGGGTTTCCTGCCCTACGGCAACGGGGTGCACTTCGACTCCGAGGCGGCGCGGCGGCCCGCGGTGCTGGGCGCGGTGGCCAGTGGGCTGATCCCGGACACCTACTGCACCGACGACGGCACGGGTCTGCTCTACCGCGGCACGGAGCTGGTCGAGGCGCTCTCGGAGCGGCCGAACGCCGGGGTCTACCTGGTGCAACGCGAGGACGAGGGCAAAGCGGTGGAACACGCCCTGGACGTCCGCCGCCTCTGA